Proteins co-encoded in one uncultured Bacteroides sp. genomic window:
- the carA gene encoding glutamine-hydrolyzing carbamoyl-phosphate synthase small subunit — MQKEKNVLLILDDGSVFKGKSFGYEKAIAGEVVFNTAMMGYPESLTDPSYSGQIMTLTFPLVGNYGVPPRSEKDGLSTFMESEKIHAEGMIVCDYSWEYSHWNAVESLENWLKSEKVVGIYGVDTRELTKLLREKGSMKGKIVFPEENGELKPENDIPFVDPNLINQVERVSCKEVITYGTGKKKVVLVDCGVKHNIIRCLLKRDVTVIRVPWDYDFSAIEYDGLFISNGPGDPNMCDVTVQNIRKALTGDKPIFGICMGNQLLSKAGGANIYKLKYGHRSHNQPVRMVGTDKCFITSQNHGFAVDNSTLGSDWEPFFINMNDNTNEGIKHKTKPFFSVQFHPEAASGPTDTEFLFDKFVEML, encoded by the coding sequence ATGCAAAAAGAAAAGAATGTTTTATTGATTCTCGATGATGGAAGTGTTTTCAAAGGAAAATCCTTCGGTTACGAGAAAGCTATTGCGGGAGAGGTAGTGTTTAATACTGCCATGATGGGATATCCCGAGAGTTTGACCGATCCATCTTATTCCGGTCAGATAATGACGCTAACTTTTCCTTTAGTAGGTAACTATGGTGTTCCTCCAAGAAGTGAAAAAGACGGACTTTCCACTTTTATGGAATCAGAGAAAATCCACGCTGAAGGTATGATTGTATGTGATTATTCATGGGAATATAGTCACTGGAATGCAGTTGAAAGCCTTGAAAACTGGTTAAAGAGCGAAAAAGTTGTAGGAATCTACGGTGTTGATACTCGTGAACTTACAAAGCTACTTCGCGAAAAAGGTTCTATGAAAGGAAAAATTGTGTTCCCAGAAGAGAACGGGGAATTGAAACCAGAAAACGATATTCCTTTTGTTGATCCAAATCTGATTAATCAGGTAGAACGTGTAAGTTGCAAAGAAGTTATTACTTACGGAACAGGAAAGAAGAAAGTCGTTTTAGTAGATTGCGGAGTAAAGCATAACATTATTCGTTGTTTACTAAAGAGAGATGTAACCGTGATTCGAGTGCCTTGGGATTATGATTTCAGTGCAATTGAATATGATGGACTCTTTATTTCAAACGGACCTGGTGACCCTAATATGTGTGATGTGACAGTTCAGAACATCCGCAAAGCATTGACTGGTGATAAACCAATTTTTGGAATATGTATGGGTAATCAGTTGCTTTCAAAAGCTGGTGGTGCTAACATTTATAAATTGAAGTACGGACATCGTAGCCATAATCAACCAGTACGCATGGTAGGAACTGATAAGTGTTTTATTACAAGCCAGAATCATGGTTTTGCAGTAGATAATTCTACTTTAGGCAGTGATTGGGAACCATTCTTTATCAATATGAATGATAATACGAATGAAGGTATAAAACATAAAACAAAGCCATTCTTTTCAGTACAATTCCACCCTGAAGCAGCAAGTGGTCCAACGGACACAGAATTCTTGTTCGACAAATTTGTAGAGATGCTGTAA
- a CDS encoding amidophosphoribosyltransferase: MEPLKHECGVAMIRLLKPLEYYEQKYGTWMYGLNKLYLLMEKQHNRGQEGAGLACVKLEANPGEEYMFRERALGTGAITEIFGAVQSNFKDLTPEKLHDADYAKRCLPFAGELYMGHLRYSTTGKSGISYVHPFLRRNNWRAKNLALCGNFNMTNVDEIFQRITETGQHPRKYSDTYIMLEQVGHRLDREVERLFQDAEANGLKGMDITHAIEDHVDLVNVLKSSSDAWDGGYVICGVTGSGESFSFRDPWGIRPAFYYYDDEIVVLASERPVIQTAMNVAGEDVKELNPGEAILVDKNGNIRFAQINEPKKLSACSFERIYFSRGSDKDIYNERKALGINLVQPILKAIDNDLKNTVFSFIPNTAEVAFYGMLEGFDNYLNRLKMKKIVSADHPLKDEELEKILSMRIRSEKVAIKDIKLRTFIAEGNTRNDLAAHVYDITYGSLVPYVDNLVVIDDSIVRGTTLQQSIIGILDRLNPKKIVIVSSSPQVRYPDYYGIDMARMNEFIAFRATIALLKERNICDIITQAYKKSKDQQNLPKEQIVNYVKELYAPFTDEEIAAKMVELLTPAGTKAKVEIVYQHLEGLHTACPKNPGDWYFTGDYPTPGGNKLVNEAFITYMEKVYKD, translated from the coding sequence ATGGAACCATTAAAACATGAATGTGGCGTAGCAATGATCCGCTTACTGAAGCCCTTAGAGTATTATGAGCAGAAGTATGGAACATGGATGTATGGACTGAATAAACTCTATCTTTTGATGGAGAAACAGCATAACCGTGGGCAGGAAGGGGCAGGATTAGCTTGTGTAAAACTGGAAGCAAATCCCGGTGAAGAGTATATGTTTCGTGAAAGAGCATTAGGAACCGGGGCTATAACTGAAATATTTGGTGCAGTGCAATCTAATTTCAAGGATTTAACTCCGGAGAAACTTCATGATGCCGATTACGCCAAACGTTGTCTTCCTTTTGCAGGAGAACTCTATATGGGTCACCTTCGCTACAGTACCACTGGGAAAAGTGGTATTTCTTATGTTCATCCGTTCCTTCGCCGGAATAACTGGAGGGCTAAGAATCTGGCTCTTTGCGGTAACTTCAACATGACGAATGTTGATGAAATATTTCAGCGTATAACTGAAACCGGACAACATCCCCGGAAATATTCCGATACGTATATTATGCTCGAACAAGTAGGGCATCGTCTTGATCGCGAAGTTGAGCGTCTTTTTCAGGATGCAGAAGCTAATGGATTAAAAGGGATGGATATCACGCACGCCATTGAAGACCATGTTGACCTGGTAAATGTGTTGAAATCATCCAGTGATGCCTGGGATGGGGGATATGTGATTTGTGGAGTAACTGGAAGTGGAGAATCTTTTTCTTTCAGAGATCCATGGGGAATCCGTCCTGCTTTTTATTATTATGATGATGAAATTGTAGTCCTTGCTTCTGAAAGACCGGTTATTCAAACAGCTATGAATGTAGCTGGAGAAGACGTGAAAGAACTTAATCCGGGTGAGGCCATTTTAGTTGATAAGAATGGAAATATCCGTTTTGCTCAGATCAACGAACCAAAGAAGCTTAGTGCTTGTTCTTTTGAGAGAATTTATTTCTCACGAGGAAGTGATAAAGATATTTATAATGAGCGTAAAGCTCTTGGGATAAATCTGGTACAGCCAATTCTTAAAGCCATTGATAATGACTTAAAGAACACTGTGTTCTCATTTATTCCGAATACAGCCGAGGTCGCTTTTTATGGAATGCTTGAAGGTTTTGACAACTATCTGAATCGTTTAAAGATGAAAAAGATAGTATCGGCCGATCATCCATTAAAAGATGAAGAACTGGAAAAGATCCTTTCTATGCGTATTCGTTCAGAAAAAGTGGCTATAAAAGATATTAAGTTACGCACATTTATTGCTGAAGGTAACACAAGGAACGATTTAGCAGCTCATGTGTATGACATCACTTATGGTAGTCTTGTTCCTTATGTAGATAATCTTGTGGTTATTGACGATAGTATTGTTAGAGGAACAACATTACAGCAAAGTATTATTGGTATTCTTGATCGTTTGAACCCAAAGAAGATTGTAATAGTCTCATCTTCTCCTCAGGTTCGCTATCCTGATTATTATGGAATAGATATGGCTCGTATGAATGAGTTTATTGCATTCCGTGCTACAATTGCTTTATTGAAAGAACGCAATATATGTGATATCATAACGCAAGCATATAAAAAATCGAAAGATCAGCAAAACCTTCCTAAGGAGCAAATCGTTAATTATGTAAAGGAACTCTATGCTCCTTTTACTGACGAAGAGATTGCTGCAAAAATGGTTGAGCTTCTTACGCCGGCTGGCACGAAAGCTAAGGTCGAGATTGTTTATCAGCATTTGGAGGGACTCCATACTGCTTGTCCGAAGAATCCGGGTGACTGGTATTTTACGGGTGACTATCCGACGCCTGGTGGTAATAAGCTGGTAAATGAAGCTTTCATTACATATATGGAAAAAGTTTATAAAGATTAA
- the glmS gene encoding glutamine--fructose-6-phosphate transaminase (isomerizing) yields the protein MCGIVGYIGKRDAYPILIKGLKRLEYRGYDSAGVALISNDQQLNVYKAKGKVSELEEFVAQKDISGNIGIAHTRWATHGEPCQANAHPHYSSSENLALIHNGIIENYAVLKEKLQAKGYIFKSSTDTEVLVQLIEYIKVTNHLDLLTAVQLALHEVIGAYAIAVLEKNHPDEIIAARKSSPLVVGIGENEFFLASDATPIVEYTDKVVYLEDEEIAVIRRGEDLKVVNLNNVVMNPEVSTVVLNLGQLEKGGYPHFMLKEIFEQPDCIHDCMRGRINVEGTNVVLSAVIDYKERLLKANRFIIVACGTSWHAALIGKHLIESFCRIPVEVEYASEFRYRDPVISPNDVVIAISQSGETADTLAAVELAKSKGACIYGICNAIGSSIPRATHTGSYIHVGPEIGVASTKAFTGQVTVLTMLALTLAKEKHSISEEEFLNVVRELNQIPDKMKKILESNDKIAQLSKIFTYAHNFIYLGRGYSYPVALEGALKLKEISYIHAEGYPAAEMKHGPIALIDAEMPVVVVATKNGMYEKLISNIQEIKARKGKVIAIVTEGDEIIKNIADYCIELPETIECLDPLIATVPLQLLAYHVAVCKGMDVDQPRNLAKSVTVE from the coding sequence ATGTGCGGAATAGTAGGCTATATTGGTAAAAGAGACGCTTACCCCATTCTTATCAAAGGATTAAAACGGCTAGAATACAGAGGTTATGATAGCGCTGGGGTTGCACTGATTAGTAATGACCAACAATTAAACGTTTATAAAGCGAAAGGCAAAGTTTCTGAATTAGAAGAATTTGTCGCGCAGAAAGATATTTCCGGTAACATAGGAATTGCTCATACTCGCTGGGCTACTCATGGCGAACCTTGCCAGGCAAATGCCCATCCTCATTATTCTTCTTCAGAAAATCTAGCCCTAATACATAATGGTATCATTGAAAATTATGCTGTTCTAAAGGAAAAACTTCAGGCAAAAGGATATATTTTCAAAAGTAGTACAGATACAGAAGTTTTAGTTCAACTGATAGAATATATTAAGGTAACTAATCACCTTGATTTGCTTACTGCAGTTCAATTAGCTTTGCATGAAGTAATTGGGGCTTACGCAATTGCTGTATTAGAAAAGAATCATCCGGATGAAATCATTGCAGCTCGTAAAAGTAGTCCTCTGGTTGTAGGTATCGGAGAAAATGAATTTTTCCTGGCATCTGATGCTACCCCGATTGTTGAATATACAGATAAGGTGGTATATCTTGAAGATGAAGAGATTGCGGTAATTAGACGTGGCGAGGATCTTAAGGTTGTTAACCTCAACAATGTGGTTATGAATCCTGAAGTATCAACAGTAGTACTGAATCTTGGTCAGCTTGAAAAAGGAGGATATCCTCATTTTATGTTGAAGGAGATTTTTGAGCAACCGGATTGTATTCACGATTGTATGCGTGGCCGTATAAATGTAGAAGGAACAAATGTTGTGCTTTCTGCTGTTATTGACTATAAAGAAAGGTTGCTTAAGGCAAATAGATTTATAATTGTAGCTTGTGGAACTTCCTGGCATGCTGCTTTGATTGGAAAGCATTTAATTGAAAGCTTTTGTCGCATTCCGGTAGAGGTGGAATATGCATCTGAATTCCGTTATCGTGATCCTGTAATTTCTCCGAATGATGTAGTAATAGCTATTTCGCAATCAGGAGAGACTGCAGATACATTGGCTGCTGTAGAACTTGCCAAAAGTAAAGGAGCATGTATCTATGGTATTTGTAATGCAATTGGTTCTTCAATTCCTAGAGCAACACATACAGGTTCGTATATTCACGTAGGACCGGAAATTGGTGTAGCTTCAACTAAAGCTTTCACTGGACAGGTTACTGTGTTGACTATGTTAGCTTTAACATTGGCCAAGGAAAAGCACTCAATTAGTGAAGAAGAGTTTCTGAATGTGGTTCGTGAACTGAACCAGATTCCGGATAAGATGAAGAAAATTTTAGAAAGTAATGATAAAATAGCTCAGTTATCTAAGATTTTCACTTACGCCCATAATTTTATATATTTAGGTCGTGGATATAGTTATCCTGTAGCTTTGGAAGGCGCATTAAAGTTAAAAGAAATATCATACATACATGCAGAAGGGTATCCGGCAGCAGAAATGAAGCATGGACCTATTGCGTTAATTGATGCAGAAATGCCTGTTGTAGTTGTCGCTACAAAAAATGGTATGTATGAGAAGCTGATTAGTAATATTCAGGAAATAAAAGCAAGAAAAGGAAAAGTAATTGCAATTGTTACTGAAGGTGATGAGATAATTAAGAATATTGCTGATTATTGTATAGAATTACCGGAAACAATTGAATGTCTTGATCCACTAATAGCAACAGTGCCGCTCCAGTTGTTGGCTTATCATGTTGCTGTATGTAAAGGCATGGATGTTGATCAACCTCGTAACCTTGCAAAATCTGTAACAGTAGAATAG